The genomic interval atttattgtcaacTCGTATGTGATGAGTGGTTCAATCAACTCATCTGGTGTTATTGCTTTCAGGTTCCTTCCTTCTTCTATGGCTGTAGCCTTAGCCTCCCAGACTGGTGGTAAttccctaagaattttcctaatcatttctgttgaccatataggtcatacccagttttgataatgacaaatactcttggtatttgatgactttcgaatttgtgtgcaggtatataattagaagattatattgatggcacatggcaacttgaagaaaatgaaaacccaaaatatttattaattgttgtaatgttattgggtctgtaatagtaattaggatatggtttgtaataatctctacatgtcatgcatgtaggtttctaTAAGCTCAGAAATGCCATTGATTAACTATAgagactgaatgaccttagggtgcGGTCGACCAATGGCAGGTTTTTGGGCataaagtccccataatcacttacattattaggggaaagaattgaaataaaattggataaaatagggtaagtatgtaagaggtcgggcgaccgaacctcaggagttcaaaactcctcgggcgcccgaactactggaaagtcagcagtttgaccatgcttcgggcgaccgaacccaaaatGACCATACTGCCCTCGGATGCccgaacccttagaaggttacttttcaccaactcgggctgccaaacttttcagttcaaaataggcctcggGCGACTAAATTCctcaattcggttaaccgaacataTCTTCGTTCACCCGAACCGCACACCAAAACTTtttgactttggttcagccaactgagcccgaactcgggcacccaaaccttcaaGAGTGGCTTTTATCACTGAGTCtagtcgggcaaccgaacctcggtttagccacccaaacctcaGCTGGTTAAAACTATTTTAATTGCGGTAATATTCAATTAAGTTGGATTAAGTGTGTTTAAattttttgaatcttttctaataattcccaacaagtcccaaacggttatatttttatccctacctataaatatgggttcatttgtgatgTTTAGTaggagattagccaaaatcattaagTAAAAATCCTCTTTATCacaaatactctttttgtccaaatactctcaattttctattcctttgatacattttagtattgtgagagtatattggttgtgctactgtatattaggtattgctaatactccagtgttcttgtttgattgatggATTGATTTTTGAggagttagcaaagtttatcacacagatttgaatataataaatcttatgttgggataaactcaaTAGTTTtaggatctttgcattatcattgcaagattcatataGCTTTacttttgttgtgcaaatatttttacaagctataatattttttaaactacttttgtgctcattacattgaaggaaaatattttgagttagttttaatatttgattagcatctttgaaacccttattattattaagattagatatatattgtttcaaagaaatagtttgattagaacatttttgagcatattagcgatcatatcttgttgagtgtagcttgcacaaaaatactcATCAGTGAACTTACATTTATCTATATTATtaatgtgtggttgattgagtatattgCGCGTaatgggtacatatatgctttacatgaaagcataatcattgtactagtattattgtgaaaaatactcttgtatttccaggcacgggcctgaagagggagactagccatttGAAATAATCctggattagcttagacccagttaggaaagctaggtgcatcatcatgttaaggcgtgtaggttggggttagccctgtgaatttgacctaaggcATTCTCCgtcccgcaaggagagtttgtaaaggttgaggtcagtcctgtgctaattgacctggttgtattaggtgccgctccacccgttaagtgagccattagtggaatccttgggcttgtaaGCTAGAGGtggagacgtaggcacagttggccgaaccccgataacatatcgtgcatgtcctttacattttcgcaatttatttactgcacgtgtatgttatattgtgaatgattgggtttacatttgcatagacagaccctaggttaagtaatactgttaatttggtttaacctaggcgataaattttaaatacccaattcacccccctcttggggttgcaccaaagctaacaatttcaTAAGTGGCATAagttttaccaagagcatgcaatgaattcgtgatgtgagTGAACCTGGTGTACATGGATTGGATTGATTCACTAGAAGACATTTTAAAGGCTTCAAAGTCACTTGTTAGCATGCCTATTCTATTGTCTTTTAcatctttagtgccttcatatgtgacttataatttatcccatatttctttttagCAGTtgtacatgccatgaccctattaaattcatttacgtctaaagcacaataaagcatattcattgcagtagcatttactTGAAGAAGTTTCATGTCCTCATTTGtgtactcatcttcagtcttaggtatattttcttaatctacaattttcataggaatatgatttcctctagaaacaactttccatactttccaatcaatGTTTTGAAGAAAGATTCGCATTCTTTGTTTTCAATATGcatagttaacaccacaaaaatgggtggtcgtgtggatgagtgtccctcactgaatgaggttacaccgatgtgtgtcatcatgatcttttacaaaaagtacgtttaagtctagtgtaacctcgctttgataccaaatgttaatttaggtgtaatcccaagagagggggtgaattgggtattttagaatttgtttcaatcaagttctaattttgaacacTTTATAACCATACACATACAACTTAGATGACAAGCAATTCATTATTTCTGAACTTATCAATTTTAATGtgtgattttattaatcaatcaatcttaTCCAATTACTTTACCGACGTACTAAACAGTTAACACATACACAACACCCACATAATTAAGTgcatgcgaaaattaaaagagttaatgGAACAAAAGATGCAAACACAGTTtgtacaaggttcagccaacctggcttacgtcctcgccttgagcaacccacttaaggattccagtaatcccgctcctttaactaggatggagcttcccgttacagtctgctgcttacaagaggcatagcttcctcctcaaagGTTTCAATTGAAATCTTTTTCCAGAACCTCTCTCAGGTGGCTCTCTCTCTCCACTTTCTCATCACACTcttactttctctctcctcaatttcttccccAATTCTCGGCCGATTAAAGAACGAAAAATACCACTAGGTTCCTATCtcaaccaccaacattttaacaggagtggatttgtcgtaggagcgttgtaggcaccactcataggataaggtaaggggaatgaATTATGTTAGGAGCTTTTAtaaattaaccaattaaattgaaATATATGAGTATATGAATATTATGATGGTTTTTAATCTGAGTATATTACGAGATATATGACAATATGAATGTTTATCAAAGTATGGTTTaatattcaaatgtgtggcatgagattatttcagttattgtataaatttaaatatgttgaGAACACGTGGATGATTAAAAGTAATGTAGAAAGAGTGTTATGAATATGTTACCGATGTATTGTGCAATTACATATATAAGAGATATGTTTGGTGATATTAAGGCAGAGGGGGATGCGATCTTGATTATGGGATCCTGATCCTCAGGACTTAGCCTGGGGGCTTACTGGTTGGAGATGGTGAGACGTAACGCCTCACAGTGAGTGCTTGGATATGTAGCAGATGTGGTCTCCAAAGGATAGATAGATTGCTTGATACGTGAACATGATTAAGGGAGTGAGGAGATAGATATATTGATTTATGTGATTGTTTCACGGTTTATTATACAGTATAGAATGTTATTTATATATGAAGTACATATtgaaagttttatatatatatatatatatatatatatatattaagggaGTGAGGAGATGGATATATTGATTTATGTGATTATTTTATGGTTTATTATACAATATAGAATGTTATTTATATGAAACACCTATtgactgttatatatatatatatgatatactAAAATTCattggtcacacactgataataatttattccatccttactgagaggtgtctcgccctatCCATATCTAATATTTTTTAGATACCATGTGGAAATGACAGTAATGGGAGTGCATAGTGGAAGCATGGGTGGGATAAAAGGTCCTTGGTtagaatttttagtattttatttatgtttttgatgaCCTTAGAACCTTATTGTTGTATTgggatttttattgtaataaatgttaatttttagtgctctggtaattgttatggagatcttTCGCTATTTtgttatatggtattagagatttattttaaataatactcCGGACCCCAGTTTCGGGTTCAGGGTGTTACACTTAATATTCTTGAAGCATGTCGTTAAAGTGTTGAATATCAACAACGCATTCCATGGGGTTTGGGCGACGAAAATCAGTCTCACGTAATAACGCTTAAAGATCATTGAAATATTTCTCAAGAGAGCTATCCACTTGTTTCAGATGGGTACTGGCCACCGGAGGTCATATACCTAAGATGTATCACTTCCGCCAAAATAAGTAGTAGTAGTGGAGTCCCATACCTGTTTTGCAATCGGAAAACCAAGTGAAGTTGTCAATTAGTGAAGGGTCCATGAAGTTAATTAGCCATCCCTTGACAATGGCATTGTTTGTGTGCCACTTTCAGAAGTATGGGCTAGTCTGTGGAGGTTAGGTAACATCGTCATTGATAAATCCCAACTTGTGTTTTTCGGAGATATACACCTCAACAATTTGGGACCAAAGAGCATAATTGGAATCGTCCAATTTAATACCAATTGGAGCAACAACACTTTCGATGGTCTGGGAAGGAGCTGAAGTTTTATTCAAGACTTCAATCATTCTGGTGGTTAGTTCTGTGATAATGGCAATGGAGTGAGGGTTGTTGGGTTCGGCCATGGGTGCGACAAAGTTGTTAGGTTTTGCCATGGGTACGACAGAAGAGAAAACCCTAGCAACAGAGAAGACAAAGAAGGAAAACAAATGCACCTAACAATCAGCAGCAGagtgttgttttttgtttttgttttggtttttttttttttttgtttttcccgTAGAAACCAAAGActtggccttttttttttttcttgcaggGGTTTTGATATTAGGGGATAGATGTTGCTTTGAAGCTCATTGATGCCAATACCGAACTCATGGATCCCTCAATCGAAGGAATCGTGTCTGGAGCCAGAGATAGTTCACCAGGTTTCAAGGACTCGATCGATTAGCCTGACGACGTCATCGCTGGGTTTTTGGGAGGACTTGACGAAAAGGATGAGTTGTCGGAGTCGTTGCTGCGTTTTTTGATGTGCATGAGGCAAGAAAGGCAAGTCCCTCAAGGACGAGGTCATGAAGATCATTCTCGTCCAAAAGCAAACTCGTGTCAGTCAGCGCACCCGGTTTAAGGCCTTCGTCGTCGTCGGTGACGGCAACGGGCACGTTGGATTGGTGACCCTCAGCAGATGACGACTAGAATCATCGAGGCTCTGTTGTTTTGAAACAATATACAACGATGGCAGAGAAGGCACTAGTAGGGTTAAGGAAAAAAGCCAGGTTGAGAATGGaaccttgctctaataccatgttaaattcaagggaaaaaatatatctttatttcacaCTCCAATTACATGGAATAGTAGGTAATTATATCCAAGAAAAGAAATCTAATTTTGGACTACACTAATTTTAAGGTTAGAATTAGGAATGTCCCTTGTATCAAGGGATTTAAAATCAAGACTTGATACAAGAAATTTACAATCAAGACTTTTTCCAAGAATCTCTCTAATTAACAATAACTCACGGCAACACCAAATCCTATGAAAATAAATTGGGATTAGATATTCAGTAAACCTAATCCATTGAAAATCCTTTGAAAATGCACCAAGATGAAATACCCATTAACTCTAATTCATTTATATCCCAATAAGCAAAAGAGAATAATGTGAGTTAGAATATCAGaaaaatttaggtttttgggagAACCAACATATTCTTTTCATCGGATCCTCTTATTCAATACAAGGAATTTTAAATAGAAAGTTTAATCCAATTATAGTAAATACTATAATGTGAGATTCTATTtagaatatttttgtttggtgaGAAGACATAAGTTTGTTCCCTATTTTAGAGTTGCTAGTCGACTAAGTGAAGTGTGAGGATAACGTCAACAGGGACTCAGTACAGTAAAGAACTAAAGCGTGCTGTCCGTCTCTCTCAAATTTCCGGTCTGCGAGTCTGGAATAACCCAAACGCAGAGTGGCGGCAACATTTTCCctctctttttaaaaaattcacaAGACCGCAAAAAGCGCCCCCCATCCCTCTTCTTCCACCTCCCGAAATAAGCACAAAccctaattttcaaatcctcccTCCTTCCCTCCACACGTTAGATCCCATCCGCTCATAAGCCCCTCATTTCATTTCTGCAAACCCAGCTCACAATTCCATCCTTAGAACCTTCAATGGAGGAAATCTACCTCTCCAAGACTACGGAGCCTGTCCTTTCTCACCAACGTCCTAATGGGCCTTCCCCACCTTCGTCCCTGTCGTCACCACCTGAGCAAGCTGTCGAGTCTTCACCGTCTTCAGCCATAGAACCACTTCCTGCGCAAATCCTTGATGGGTCTTCACCTGCACCGCCACTACAAACCGCCGAGGATTGTCCTCTTTCTCCAACTTCGCCTCCGCATGGAGAAACGATAAATGATTTCTCCAATTCATCTTTCAATGCTCTTTCTGAAACCCTAGAAGACGACCCATCGCCTTCTCCTCATTCTCCAGGAAGAAACCCTTCAGGCAGTGAagccaagccctccatttcaccTTGTATTGCTTATGAAACCAAGCCCTCTTTGGTGGTGCGTTTTCTTTGGCATTTATCAAGATTTTATTCATATTATTTCTATACTTGGGTTGTTTTCCGTTGGGTTctttataatttattccttttgtGCTTGATTTTGCAGGGCGCAGGGCTTGCAAATTTAGGTAACACATGCTTTCTGAATGCAGTCTTGCAATGCTTCACACACACAGTGCCGCTGGTGCAGGGCCTTCGTTCTTGCAATCACGATTTCCCGTGCGATCGTAAGCTTGCTGCttaattttatttactttctttATTAACACATCATTCCAcaggttttcctttatttttattttttagaaataaatACCTCATGCTAGTTGGTTTTATTTGTTTATCCCCGTCCCCCTCCAAACAGATGAATAGCTGTTATAATCTATGTTGAATGAGTGGCTTAGTTTTTGTGGGTGCTGAGTACTGAAACTTAtaaagttttcaatttttttttcatgtatattttttatttcgtGATTTGCAACAGGCAGCTTGCCAGCTTTCAGTTTCTCTAGGCCCCAAATAAGAGGAAAAGTTCAAATTGTTGTATATTCCCTATATTTACTTAGCTACCAAATGTGCATGGATGAAGTATTTGATGGAAAGTTGGAAATTAAGTTTGGCATTTTGAAGTTGTAACTTTTAGTTTCTATCAGCCATACATGATAAAGTTGGAAATTTGTCTCTAATTTCTTACCCAAATGGGATGTtagtagtgtgtgtgtgtgtgcgcgtgtattGGAATATTATTGATTTAGGGATTTGGAAATTGCAGGTAGTCATCAAGAGTTCTGTGTTCTCTGTGTCCTACGCGAGCACATTGAACTTTCACTGGCTTCTTCAGGAGGGATTATTTCGCCTCTAAGATTCTTTGACAATTTAAGCTGTATCCTCTTTCCACTGTAGGATTTTGTTACTTGTTTTTTCTCCTTATGGCATTAGCTTGATAATTTCAAATTGTAATATAATGAGCTCTCATTGTTTGGGTTGAGACTTCTGGATATCACTGCTGAACATGATATAATTTGTGGCATTAGATACAAGCTAAATTGAAGTACCTGATATTCTGAATCCCTTGTTCCCTTGCTATTTGGTTCTGACATTCTTTGGTTATGTTCTTATATATCTTATCTGCCTGTTTCCAAGATGGGTTTGATGTCTTGAATGATACTCTTTTCAAGGATCATTATAATAACATGTGATTCTTAACCAATAAATTACTAGATTTTTCATCCTTTTTCCAGAGATATCAGCAGGAAGATGCTCATGAATTTCTGCAATGTTTATTAGATAAACTGGATTGCTGTATTTTGGATTCTAAGAAACAAGTTAAATTTGTATCTTCACTAGATGGTAATCTGGTGAACGAGGTTTTTGGCGGTCGGCTCATTAGCAAGGTATGATGTGAAAACTGATTTCCACTCCCCTTAAGCTCTCTACTCTTTTGAATCATCATAAATTTAATCTTGATGTTTCCATTTCACTTAGAAAGCCGGTCTGTTCTGGTCTGTTTCTTAATTGTTTTGGTTTAATCCTGCTTTATGAATTTCAGCTTCGATGCTGCAATTGTAATCACTGTTCTGACAGTTATGAGTCAATAATTGACCTGAGTTTGGAGATCAAAGATATGGAAACTCTTCCACATGCTTTAGAATCTTTCACCAAGGTGGAAAAGATAGGAGATCCAGAGATGAAATTTACATGTGAGAACTGCAAGGAAGAGGTCTCGGTGGAAAAACAGTTTTTGCTGGACCAAGCCCCTTCTGTAGCTACATTCCATTTAAAGAGATTCAAGAGTGATGGTTTCTATGTAGATAAGATTGACAAGCATGTGGCATACCCATTGGAGTTGGATTTGCAGCCCTACATTAGTGGCAGTCAAACTAATAATGTGAGTTATTGAACTGTTTCTATTAACTTGAGCATTCATATTTCTTGTTGTCAGTTTTTCAGTCAGTTGGGGTACTTTAAGATTGGATGATTGATGTTACACTGGTAATGTTGATGAGCTGCCCTTGTCAGgattgtttaaaattttaaataatttaactgTGTAATTTGGAATTTTGGTCGTTAGTTGCCCTTCCATGTATGGATTTGGAAATCTAgaaaaaaatctaaaataaaattagaaCTTGCATGAGAATATTTAGATCTCTGGAATAATACGTCCTTGCATTAGAGCTGCTCTTGTACATTTACTCTACGTTTGTCAGATTATATTCGCATAGGTTTCTGTCATCACTACGAATACTAAAAATCTCTCTCCCTTCCCTTGTCTCTTCCCTTCTCCGACAGGTGGAATTGAAGTATGAATTGTATGCAGTTGTGGTGCATGTTGGATTGTCATCCAATTCTGGgcattatttttgttttattcgATCCTCCCCAGACACATGGCATAGATTGGATGACTCAAAGGTAATATTAGAAAACTAATGTATTTATCTGCCTTTTGCATTGCATTGTTGAAAGTCACATAGTTCATAAACTTTCCAAGATGACATGAAAGATATGTTGCATTGATTGAAGACAACATTTTTAAGTTTTAACTTTCTATATTGATACTCAAATTTGTCACAAATTTTAGAAGTTCTAATGTTTGATGTTGTACAGGTCACTGGGGTCCGAGAAGATTTTGTGCTTTCTCAGGAGGCCTACATTTTGTTCTATGCAAGGCAGGGTACACACTGGTTTTCAAGTCTAATGGAAACCCAAAAGTCATGCATGGAATCAAACTTTTTGGGCACTTCACCCAAGTCAGTTCTAGATAATGTGGACAACATCTCTTCTTTCTCTCCTAGTGTAGCTAACATTCAGAGTCCTATGGTCAATGATAGAGATCCTACGGAGGGAAGATTTTCTTCTGAAACAAATCCTGGGATTGAGGCTAATGGTGTTGAACCTGATACTTGTGTGATTCATGCTCAAACACAGCTTGAGCCAAGTGCTTGCTGTGATAGAACTACATCATACAATGTGGAGAAAAGGAGTTATCCATCACCTACTGGAGAAAAAATTTACAATCAGATGCATGATGAATTTAGACACCATGTCAATATCCATCCTCAGACACCGCCCAGATCTCCAAGCCCAGATATATATTTTGAAGAGCCTCGAGGTAAAAGCATTAACTGCCATATTTGTTTAAGTTGAACTTTTCCTTGTGAAACTGGTATGAGGAACTAACACATTAACACTATGGGTATGGCTGAATTTTGGCAGAAGAGGCTCATTTGATTCCACGTGATCATCTGAACTTGGACGACCAGGTCTCTTGTAAAAGAACATTAAACCATGCTTTGGAGGATTCAAAGAAAAAGGAGGCTGCTAAATACATGAAGAAGACCATGCCCACAGCAAGGAGCATGCAGTTAATGGCTGCGATGATGGGTTCTCGGAGTGAGAATTCACTGAAAAAGAGGAGCAAACGAAGAATGGCATCACCTCCAAATGGAGAACCCAGCTCTAGTACTCGCCGTAAATCCTGTCCAAACTCTATGATGAATCCTGTGGTTGCTGGAATTTTTCCCTGAGCACATTTGATACTCCAGTGAATATGCCTGGACTGTTTATATTGACCAACATAGATGTCATTCATTAGATAccaaaatagggaaaaaaaaaatggttcctTTGAGCTGCATTTTGGTTGCTACCTCTGGTGCTAAGAAATGAAGGCGTTTAGTTTTTTTAGATACTAGGCTGTATCTTAGTATGTAAAGTTCAGCTAAGGTTTCATCTTAGCTTCTCAGGGTTTTAAACTGAAAGTATTTCAGTCTTCGAAAGGAGGCATATTCAACTCCTGTTTGAAAGGCAGGCATGAGATGGGTTTTGCTGAAGATAAAAAGCCTGAAAAAAATAGAGGAAATTAAGGTGCTTAAAATATGATTAGACCATTTTGATTTCCATGTCTTTGAGGCCTAAGAGCATGTTAAAAATAAAGTGTTGCAAATTGCTGTTTCCATTTGTCATTGTGTATGCCTCAATTAGATTCTACTTATCATGCACATTGGTAAATGCTCTCGTGTAAGGAAAGCTGCAAAATGTGGGTTTTATTTCATTGTCTAATATACTAGTTTTCATGAATGATGGAGAATATTGTAGGAAGGGATGGATGTGAAATATAATTGTGCTGCAATTGGGATcatgaattttggattttgaatttaggtggatttggataaattttaatataattttatcaatacaaattcaaatctaagactTTCTCAAACATAGGGTAAAgattgtgtttgggagcatgtattgtttatttttgttttttgttttttttgggggTGTTGTATTGTCCAaatcttcaaaatttaaattttaaacttgaAATTTATGCTCCTAAACATAGTAAGGTTGTACTTGAGATTATGAATTTTgggatttgtatttgaatttttgtgaatttaaacaaaatttcatataattttgtctacattttttttttctctaaatttatataaattcaaattcaatgttTGGGTACCAAATCTTCAAACATAGAGTAaggttgtgtttgggagcatataTCTAGGTATTGTATAAATTTGGATAAAACTTAATATGATTTCATATTATATTGtcaaaattcacacaaatttaaattcaaacttcAAAATTCAAGCTCAAGCAAATGATGACTTTGTATTTGGAAGTTTGGAATTTGCacatgaatttggataaaatgtaatataaagtAATATTACATATCCTTTAAATTcgcataaatttaaatttaaggtatAAATTTATGTTCCTATGTCTAAACTACAAAGACATGGACtactatttattattaataataatatttggaCGTCTTAGGGAAATACTTTGAacaataaattttatatttatatttattgaaTTATACAATTTCAATGTTTAAATTTTTGCTTGAGTTTATTTGTTCAAGGTGTCAAATAAAAAATCTCACTATGATTTATTATTATGGAATCTGATATTCAATGTGGTGCTCTAAAGAATGTGGTTAGAGAAAGTGAGCATCTTTGAAGTAGCTTGTTGTTAGGGGTGTTTACAAAATTGAGTCGAGCTAAAGGTTTCAGTTTGATATTTTTGTGAATTGAAATCATTTTGAACTTTGTTGAGATAATAGTTCAGTTAGTCGACAAATCAATTTAGTTATTCGATCTTAATCAATTCTCACATCTTGATTGGGAGGTCATTCATCCTTGCAATTGTAAACTTGAAAAATGGGCAACTTCTATTCCTATGACATTTTCTTTATGTTTAGCTACAAGCCTACAACCTAATTAAAGTCTTTCGCACAGTTACAAACAATGCCTACATGATTAAACCATTTTAGCACATCATTTGCAACCCATTGCTGTGTTGTAATAGGGGAAttaatctttcaattccttcttCATTGTTTTCGATATTTCAAATTCAAAGCTTTCCTATATTGGATCATTCTTTAATTAGTGCGCCATCACAACTTAGACATATTTTGAAAGCCACATGGAATCATCCTTGCTTTGATCTACTTAAAGTGGCGACAAGCCTACACCTAGTCTTATCCATCGTACTCCTCCTTTTGAATCAAAACATGCTAATGTCCAACCTAGTGGTAAAGTCTCATGACTTGAAAGCTCTTGTCCGGAGGCCGTCCTTGAGGAACCATGATTCGAATAATAAGGGAGCTAAACTCACATTCCACTGGCACTAAGAGTTATTGATGGTAACTCTTATCCCCATAATACAATATTTGTGTCAGAGTACTTGCAACTTACTAGCCACTGAAAGTAATGGAGTAGttccaagaggggagggggtgggggggtggggtgaattgagtattttaaaatttaaagggcGGAAgcttgattaattttaaaatgtatttaCCACATACTCTAGATATTTAAATCAACACAGAAATCTAATTAGC from Malania oleifera isolate guangnan ecotype guangnan chromosome 9, ASM2987363v1, whole genome shotgun sequence carries:
- the LOC131163652 gene encoding ubiquitin carboxyl-terminal hydrolase 21-like isoform X2; its protein translation is MEEIYLSKTTEPVLSHQRPNGPSPPSSLSSPPEQAVESSPSSAIEPLPAQILDGSSPAPPLQTAEDCPLSPTSPPHGETINDFSNSSFNALSETLEDDPSPSPHSPGRNPSGSEAKPSISPCIAYETKPSLVGAGLANLGNTCFLNAVLQCFTHTVPLVQGLRSCNHDFPCDRSHQEFCVLCVLREHIELSLASSGGIISPLRFFDNLSYFSSFFQRYQQEDAHEFLQCLLDKLDCCILDSKKQVKFVSSLDGNLVNEVFGGRLISKLRCCNCNHCSDSYESIIDLSLEIKDMETLPHALESFTKVEKIGDPEMKFTCENCKEEVSVEKQFLLDQAPSVATFHLKRFKSDGFYVDKIDKHVAYPLELDLQPYISGSQTNNVELKYELYAVVVHVGLSSNSGHYFCFIRSSPDTWHRLDDSKVTGVREDFVLSQEAYILFYARQGTHWFSSLMETQKSCMESNFLGTSPKSVLDNVDNISSFSPSVANIQSPMVNDRDPTEGRFSSETNPGIEANGVEPDTCVIHAQTQLEPSACCDRTTSYNVEKRSYPSPTGEKIYNQMHDEFRHHVNIHPQTPPRSPSPDIYFEEPREAHLIPRDHLNLDDQVSCKRTLNHALEDSKKKEAAKYMKKTMPTARSMQLMAAMMGSRSENSLKKRSKRRMASPPNGEPSSSTRRKSCPNSMMNPVVAGIFP
- the LOC131163652 gene encoding ubiquitin carboxyl-terminal hydrolase 21-like isoform X1 — translated: MEEIYLSKTTEPVLSHQRPNGPSPPSSLSSPPEQAVESSPSSAIEPLPAQILDGSSPAPPLQTAEDCPLSPTSPPHGETINDFSNSSFNALSETLEDDPSPSPHSPGRNPSGSEAKPSISPCIAYETKPSLVGAGLANLGNTCFLNAVLQCFTHTVPLVQGLRSCNHDFPCDRSHQEFCVLCVLREHIELSLASSGGIISPLRFFDNLSYFSSFFQRYQQEDAHEFLQCLLDKLDCCILDSKKQVKFVSSLDGNLVNEVFGGRLISKLRCCNCNHCSDSYESIIDLSLEIKDMETLPHALESFTKVEKIGDPEMKFTCENCKEEVSVEKQFLLDQAPSVATFHLKRFKSDGFYVDKIDKHVAYPLELDLQPYISGSQTNNVELKYELYAVVVHVGLSSNSGHYFCFIRSSPDTWHRLDDSKVTGVREDFVLSQEAYILFYARQGTHWFSSLMETQKSCMESNFLGTSPKSVLDNVDNISSFSPSVANIQSPMVNDRDPTEGRFSSETNPGIEANGVEPDTCVIHAQTQLEPSACCDRTTSYNVEKRSYPSPTGEKIYNQMHDEFRHHVNIHPQTPPRSPSPDIYFEEPREEAHLIPRDHLNLDDQVSCKRTLNHALEDSKKKEAAKYMKKTMPTARSMQLMAAMMGSRSENSLKKRSKRRMASPPNGEPSSSTRRKSCPNSMMNPVVAGIFP